A genomic segment from Nodularia sphaerocarpa UHCC 0038 encodes:
- a CDS encoding photosystem II assembly protein: MSNTIANWWRSQQFNSALKRGDTKKAVQLLQAIQKSGASFSWIEKLFRDKLQLDRYSQDYKREIDNLTKQITSAPNKTDNITLAADEKFIKFIYETFNLVQHDKYKLQVTGIDQEIFDGLEASLVEYLQAEFSKFSEQQLAIKLEDALEDIHNLKIGQDPNYSFSLTPHVYFMKYFLENVYCLYLAWFLIYQDGLLPTQVKILDIGSGPGTVAYGLALFLKSGLNFFNPPIHISYYSLEQQDAFQFRGLQFWRRYIESQITPINAYFRLVTANIFTWNYQAANLPDDFFDFIIISHCFFAEKNKRVQVNSIYQEIITKSLNPQGYVLLVIQDKKLFKFYNSQQNEDVEQEKNIVIQFVSDLGLKLVWYRYLTSTNSRSFYSASKFTRFARENLPKQLYMTPIIQKYFSQKYESNYTLDDYVILAQKQN, translated from the coding sequence ATGAGTAATACCATTGCTAATTGGTGGCGTAGTCAGCAATTTAACTCGGCTTTGAAACGTGGTGACACGAAAAAAGCAGTGCAATTATTGCAAGCTATTCAAAAATCAGGTGCAAGTTTTTCCTGGATAGAGAAATTATTTAGGGATAAGTTACAACTTGATCGTTATTCTCAAGATTATAAACGTGAGATAGATAATTTAACTAAACAAATAACATCCGCGCCTAATAAAACAGATAATATCACATTAGCGGCAGATGAAAAATTTATTAAATTTATCTATGAAACTTTTAATTTAGTCCAGCATGATAAATATAAACTACAAGTGACTGGGATTGATCAAGAAATATTTGATGGGTTGGAAGCGAGTCTGGTTGAATACCTACAAGCAGAGTTTAGTAAATTTTCTGAACAACAGTTAGCCATTAAACTAGAAGATGCTTTAGAAGATATTCATAACTTAAAAATTGGACAAGACCCAAACTACAGTTTTAGTTTGACTCCTCATGTCTATTTTATGAAGTATTTTTTAGAAAATGTATATTGTCTATATTTAGCTTGGTTTCTGATTTATCAGGATGGATTACTACCGACGCAGGTAAAAATTCTTGATATTGGATCAGGTCCAGGAACAGTTGCTTATGGGTTAGCTTTATTTCTTAAAAGTGGTCTTAACTTTTTTAATCCCCCAATCCATATATCCTATTACTCTTTAGAACAGCAAGATGCTTTCCAATTTAGAGGACTTCAGTTTTGGCGAAGATATATTGAGTCGCAGATAACCCCAATCAATGCTTACTTTCGCTTGGTGACTGCTAACATCTTTACTTGGAATTATCAAGCTGCTAATTTACCTGATGATTTTTTTGACTTCATCATTATTTCACATTGTTTCTTTGCAGAAAAGAATAAAAGAGTACAAGTTAATAGTATTTATCAAGAAATCATTACTAAAAGTTTAAATCCTCAAGGTTATGTTCTGCTAGTGATACAGGATAAGAAATTATTTAAATTTTATAACTCTCAACAAAATGAAGATGTAGAACAAGAAAAAAATATCGTTATTCAATTTGTTTCTGATTTAGGTTTAAAGCTGGTCTGGTATAGATATTTGACATCTACAAATTCTCGCTCATTCTATTCTGCTAGTAAATTTACTAGGTTTGCTAGGGAAAATTTACCGAAGCAACTGTATATGACTCCTATTATCCAAAAATATTTTTCTCAGAAGTATGAGTCTAACTATACATTAGATGATTATGTGATTTTGGCACAAAAGCAGAATTAA
- a CDS encoding SPL family radical SAM protein, producing MAQAKYEGYCDVQPTKLVREKFGDTKVYGQNAKSLLTKASGFIGDYDFTLNPYRGCQYGCSYCYAAAFSPNTQMRDDWGKWVIFKENAAEVLTKELQKWYKQYPQTPPRIYMSSVTDPYQPLESRHKLTRRLLEVMLDVRDDGYPTPTLVIQTRSPIITRDIDYLQRFQRLRINMSIPTGSESVRRDFEPRSPSVRARLNAIIKLKQSIDSFKGFVPKISITITPLLPTLPTDEASFISKLAVADRVVIQDFHPNHRRSLTASTRQEAEEIKQKYDWWYNAENFSYIKFKEKLFNQLPGVEIKEGKEGFGYE from the coding sequence ATGGCGCAAGCAAAATATGAAGGTTATTGCGACGTACAGCCGACTAAATTAGTTAGAGAAAAATTCGGTGATACTAAGGTTTATGGACAAAATGCTAAGTCGTTACTAACAAAAGCTAGCGGTTTTATTGGTGATTATGATTTTACTCTTAATCCTTACCGGGGTTGTCAGTATGGTTGTAGTTATTGTTATGCGGCTGCATTTAGTCCGAATACTCAGATGCGCGACGATTGGGGTAAATGGGTAATTTTCAAAGAAAATGCTGCGGAAGTTTTAACTAAAGAATTACAAAAATGGTATAAGCAATATCCTCAAACTCCTCCCAGAATTTACATGAGTAGTGTTACAGATCCTTATCAACCTCTGGAATCTCGACATAAGTTGACTCGCAGATTGTTGGAGGTAATGCTAGATGTGAGAGATGATGGTTATCCTACACCAACGTTAGTAATTCAAACTCGCAGTCCAATTATTACTAGAGATATTGATTATTTACAACGTTTTCAGCGCTTGCGAATTAATATGAGTATTCCCACTGGGAGTGAATCAGTGAGGCGGGATTTTGAACCGCGATCGCCTAGCGTTAGAGCCAGATTAAATGCCATCATTAAACTCAAGCAAAGTATTGACTCTTTTAAAGGCTTTGTCCCCAAAATTTCTATTACAATTACTCCCTTACTCCCTACTCTCCCGACTGATGAAGCTTCTTTTATTAGTAAATTAGCTGTTGCTGATAGAGTGGTGATTCAAGATTTTCATCCGAATCATCGTCGTTCCCTCACAGCCTCAACCCGCCAAGAAGCTGAGGAAATTAAGCAAAAATATGATTGGTGGTATAATGCGGAAAATTTTAGTTACATCAAATTTAAAGAAAAGTTATTTAATCAACTTCCAGGTGTAGAAATTAAAGAAGGTAAGGAGGGATTTGGGTATGAGTAA
- the groL gene encoding chaperonin GroEL (60 kDa chaperone family; promotes refolding of misfolded polypeptides especially under stressful conditions; forms two stacked rings of heptamers to form a barrel-shaped 14mer; ends can be capped by GroES; misfolded proteins enter the barrel where they are refolded when GroES binds), which yields MAKRIIYNENARRALERGIDILAEAVAVTLGPKGRNVVLEKKFGAPQIVNDGVTIAKEIELEDHIENTGVALIRQAASKTNDAAGDGTTTATVLAHAMVKEGLRNVAAGANAISLKRGIDKASAFLVEKIAEHARPVEDSKSIAQVAAISAGNDEEVGQMIAQAMDKVGKEGVISLEEGKSMTTELEITEGMRFEKGYISPYFATDAERMETVFDEPFLLITDKKIALVQDLVPVLEQVARSGRPLVIIAEDIEKEALATLVVNRLRGVLNVAAVKAPGFGDRRKAMLEDIAVLTGGTLVTEDAGLKLENTKLESLGKARRVTITKDTTTIVAEGNEAPVKARCEQIRRQMDETESSYDKEKLQERLAKLSGGVAVVKVGAATETEMKDKKLRLEDAINATKAAVEEGIVPGGGTTLAHLAPELETWAKANLKDEELIGALIVVRALPAPLKRIAENAGQNGAVIAERVKEKDFNIGYNAATNEFVDLLEAGIVDPAKVTRSALQNAASIAGMVLTTECIIVDKPEPKDAAPAGGGGMGGGDFDY from the coding sequence ATGGCAAAACGCATTATATACAACGAAAACGCCCGTCGCGCCCTGGAAAGAGGCATTGACATCTTGGCTGAAGCCGTAGCTGTTACCCTCGGACCTAAAGGTCGTAACGTAGTTCTAGAAAAGAAATTTGGCGCACCCCAAATCGTGAATGATGGTGTCACCATCGCCAAAGAAATCGAATTAGAAGACCATATTGAAAACACTGGCGTAGCTTTGATTCGTCAAGCTGCTTCCAAGACCAATGACGCTGCTGGTGATGGTACCACAACAGCCACCGTTTTGGCTCACGCGATGGTCAAAGAAGGCTTACGCAACGTTGCAGCAGGCGCTAATGCAATTTCTTTGAAGCGCGGTATTGATAAAGCTTCCGCCTTCTTGGTAGAGAAAATTGCTGAACACGCTCGTCCAGTAGAAGATTCTAAATCCATTGCCCAAGTTGCTGCGATTTCAGCTGGTAACGACGAAGAAGTGGGTCAGATGATTGCTCAAGCAATGGACAAGGTAGGCAAGGAAGGCGTAATTTCCCTAGAAGAAGGGAAATCTATGACCACCGAGCTTGAAATAACCGAAGGTATGCGCTTTGAGAAAGGCTATATCTCTCCTTATTTCGCTACCGATGCTGAACGTATGGAAACGGTTTTTGATGAGCCTTTCCTGCTAATCACCGATAAGAAGATTGCTTTAGTACAAGACCTCGTACCAGTTTTAGAGCAAGTAGCTCGCTCTGGTCGTCCTTTGGTGATTATCGCCGAAGATATTGAAAAAGAAGCTTTAGCGACTTTGGTAGTTAACCGCTTGCGTGGTGTACTGAATGTTGCGGCTGTGAAAGCTCCTGGTTTTGGCGATCGCCGTAAAGCGATGCTAGAAGATATCGCTGTTCTAACTGGTGGTACATTGGTCACAGAAGACGCAGGTTTGAAGCTAGAAAATACCAAGCTAGAAAGCCTGGGTAAAGCTCGCCGTGTCACCATTACCAAGGACACAACAACAATTGTTGCTGAAGGTAACGAAGCCCCTGTGAAGGCTCGTTGCGAACAAATCCGTCGTCAGATGGATGAAACAGAATCTTCTTACGACAAAGAGAAACTGCAAGAACGTCTTGCTAAACTCTCTGGTGGTGTAGCTGTGGTGAAAGTGGGTGCAGCCACTGAAACCGAAATGAAAGATAAGAAGCTACGCCTAGAAGACGCGATCAACGCCACCAAAGCTGCTGTAGAAGAAGGGATTGTTCCCGGCGGTGGTACAACTCTAGCTCACCTTGCTCCTGAATTAGAAACTTGGGCAAAAGCTAATCTCAAAGATGAAGAGTTGATTGGTGCTTTGATTGTCGTTCGTGCTTTACCTGCGCCTCTGAAGCGGATTGCTGAAAACGCTGGTCAGAATGGTGCTGTAATTGCTGAACGTGTGAAAGAAAAAGATTTCAACATCGGCTACAATGCTGCAACCAACGAATTCGTTGATTTGTTAGAGGCTGGTATTGTTGACCCTGCTAAGGTAACTCGTTCTGCGCTGCAAAACGCTGCTTCTATCGCTGGTATGGTGTTGACAACCGAATGTATCATCGTTGACAAGCCTGAGCCTAAAGATGCTGCTCCTGCTGGTGGCGGTGGTATGGGTGGCGGTGACTTCGATTACTAA
- the groES gene encoding co-chaperone GroES has translation MAAVTLSVSTVKPLGDRVFVKVSAPEEKTAGGLFLPDNAQEKPQVGEVVALGPGKRNDDGSRQELDIKTGDKVLYSKYAGTDIKLGTEEYVLLSEKDILAVVM, from the coding sequence ATGGCAGCTGTAACTTTAAGCGTTTCCACAGTTAAACCCCTAGGCGATCGCGTTTTCGTAAAAGTGAGCGCCCCCGAAGAAAAGACCGCAGGTGGACTGTTTTTACCCGATAATGCCCAGGAAAAACCCCAAGTAGGCGAAGTTGTCGCTCTTGGCCCTGGCAAGCGTAACGATGACGGTAGCCGTCAAGAATTAGACATTAAAACCGGCGATAAAGTGTTGTACTCCAAGTACGCTGGCACTGACATCAAGCTCGGCACAGAAGAATACGTACTGCTTTCTGAAAAAGACATCTTAGCAGTCGTTATGTAA
- a CDS encoding response regulator transcription factor — translation MDRSATSATAMKEPSMKDHKRLLLIDDDPNLILLVKDYLEFRGYEVNTAENGREALDILEQDIPDMIICDVMMPEMDGYTFVEQVRQNERTGWIPVLFLSAKGQSADRVKGLNKGADVYMVKPFEPEELVAQVESSLKQTTRWKEHQAKGGENGSRIQVPFDVQLTPTELKVVQFVARGLANREIAEELNVSQRTVESHVSNMLGKTNLHNRTELARWAIENQMA, via the coding sequence ATGGACCGAAGCGCGACAAGTGCCACTGCTATGAAAGAACCCAGCATGAAAGATCATAAAAGACTGCTACTGATTGATGACGACCCTAACCTCATCTTGCTGGTGAAGGATTACCTGGAATTCAGAGGCTATGAAGTCAACACTGCCGAAAATGGACGAGAAGCACTGGATATTCTTGAACAAGATATTCCAGATATGATCATCTGTGACGTAATGATGCCGGAAATGGACGGATATACTTTTGTAGAACAAGTCCGACAAAATGAACGCACCGGCTGGATTCCCGTACTTTTCCTCTCAGCCAAAGGACAAAGTGCAGACCGAGTTAAAGGTCTGAACAAAGGGGCTGACGTATATATGGTCAAGCCCTTTGAACCAGAAGAACTCGTAGCCCAAGTAGAATCTTCACTGAAGCAAACTACTCGTTGGAAAGAACACCAAGCCAAAGGAGGAGAAAACGGTTCCCGTATTCAGGTTCCCTTTGATGTCCAGTTAACCCCAACCGAACTGAAAGTAGTACAGTTTGTGGCTAGGGGTTTAGCTAATCGGGAAATTGCTGAAGAATTAAACGTTAGTCAGCGTACAGTTGAAAGCCATGTGTCCAATATGTTGGGTAAAACCAACCTCCACAACCGCACCGAACTAGCACGTTGGGCGATTGAAAATCAAATGGCTTAA
- a CDS encoding HigA family addiction module antitoxin: protein MARPPIHPGEILADEINQLGITASELAGKLNVPKNRITEIINGQRGITADTALRLGYYFGTGAELWMNLQKNYELKVAEQTNGKAIRESIKPYVLVT, encoded by the coding sequence ATGGCACGTCCACCTATTCACCCTGGAGAAATTCTGGCTGATGAAATTAATCAACTGGGCATAACTGCTAGTGAATTAGCTGGTAAACTCAATGTCCCAAAAAATAGAATTACTGAAATCATTAATGGACAAAGAGGGATAACAGCCGATACAGCTTTAAGGTTAGGTTATTATTTTGGCACTGGTGCTGAACTTTGGATGAATCTTCAAAAGAATTATGAACTTAAGGTAGCTGAACAAACAAACGGTAAAGCGATTCGAGAAAGTATTAAACCGTATGTTTTAGTTACTTAG
- a CDS encoding type II toxin-antitoxin system RelE/ParE family toxin: protein MSPSDEHPKYRDRRTEDFANGERVKEFQAFERQAYKRLDILEAAPNKEALMQLPSNRFEALSGDRKAQYSIRINHKWRICFN from the coding sequence ATGTCTCCGTCAGATGAACACCCTAAATATCGCGATAGAAGGACGGAAGACTTTGCAAACGGAGAAAGGGTTAAGGAGTTTCAGGCTTTTGAAAGGCAGGCGTATAAACGTCTAGACATTTTAGAAGCTGCCCCTAACAAGGAAGCATTAATGCAACTGCCAAGTAATCGTTTTGAAGCTTTATCAGGAGACAGAAAGGCTCAATATAGTATACGAATCAATCATAAATGGCGGATTTGTTTTAATTAG
- the asnS gene encoding asparagine--tRNA ligase: MLNRRIAEVLRSGEPDDSLIVQGWVRTKRELKGFAFIEINDGSSLANLQAVINQDLPDYEEIIKKLNTGAAVEVSGVLVASQGKGQRIELKAQAVKVYGEADPETYPLQKKRHSFEFLRTIGHLRSRTNSFGAVFRVRNACSAAIHEFFQQRGFLWVHTPIITANDCEGAGELFSVTSLDLKNIPRTKSEAVDYTQDFFGKPTYLTVSGQLEAEVMAMAFSNVYTFAPTFRAENSNTSRHLAEFWMVEPEMAFCDLDGNMDLAEAFLKHVFKYVLEKCPEDMEFFNQRIDNTVLTTADNIINNQFERLTYTEAVKLLEKADVKFEYPVSWGLDLQSEHERYLAEQLFKKPVIVTDYPAQIKAFYMRVNEDEKTVRAMDILAPKIGEIIGGSQREERLEVLERRILAQGMQPEDLWWYMDLRRYGSVPHAGFGLGFERLVQFMTGMANIRDVIPFPRTPQSAEF, encoded by the coding sequence ATGTTGAACCGACGAATTGCCGAAGTATTGCGGAGTGGTGAACCTGATGATTCTCTCATCGTTCAAGGCTGGGTAAGAACCAAACGCGAGTTAAAAGGATTTGCTTTTATAGAAATCAATGACGGTTCATCACTAGCTAATTTGCAAGCCGTCATCAATCAGGATTTGCCCGACTACGAAGAAATTATCAAAAAGCTGAATACAGGTGCGGCTGTAGAAGTCAGTGGGGTACTGGTAGCTTCTCAAGGTAAGGGACAGCGAATTGAGTTAAAAGCCCAAGCCGTTAAGGTCTACGGAGAGGCTGATCCCGAAACTTATCCTCTGCAAAAGAAACGCCACTCTTTTGAATTTTTACGCACAATTGGACACTTGCGATCGCGCACTAATTCCTTTGGTGCAGTTTTCCGCGTCAGAAACGCCTGTTCTGCGGCCATTCACGAATTTTTCCAACAAAGAGGCTTTTTATGGGTACATACACCCATAATTACAGCTAACGACTGCGAAGGCGCAGGAGAACTATTCAGCGTTACCAGCTTAGATTTAAAAAACATTCCCCGCACAAAAAGCGAAGCGGTAGATTACACCCAAGACTTTTTTGGTAAACCCACATACTTAACAGTTAGCGGACAGTTAGAAGCAGAAGTCATGGCTATGGCCTTTTCTAACGTTTACACCTTCGCCCCTACCTTCCGTGCAGAAAATTCTAACACCTCCCGCCACCTCGCCGAATTTTGGATGGTTGAGCCAGAAATGGCATTTTGTGACCTAGATGGAAATATGGATTTAGCCGAAGCATTTCTGAAACACGTGTTTAAATATGTGTTAGAAAAATGCCCGGAAGACATGGAATTTTTCAACCAACGCATTGATAATACTGTTTTGACAACAGCCGATAATATTATTAATAATCAATTTGAGCGCTTAACTTATACAGAAGCCGTCAAATTATTAGAAAAAGCCGATGTCAAATTTGAATATCCAGTTAGTTGGGGCTTAGATTTGCAGTCAGAACACGAACGCTATCTAGCCGAACAACTGTTTAAAAAACCCGTAATTGTCACAGATTACCCGGCGCAAATCAAAGCTTTTTATATGCGTGTGAACGAAGATGAAAAAACCGTCCGCGCAATGGATATTCTTGCACCTAAAATTGGCGAAATTATTGGCGGTTCCCAAAGAGAAGAACGCCTAGAAGTTTTAGAACGCCGCATTTTAGCCCAAGGAATGCAACCAGAAGACTTATGGTGGTATATGGATTTACGCCGTTATGGTAGTGTTCCCCATGCTGGTTTCGGCTTAGGGTTTGAAAGACTCGTGCAATTTATGACAGGTATGGCGAATATCCGCGATGTCATCCCCTTCCCCCGCACACCCCAAAGCGCCGAGTTTTAG
- a CDS encoding DUF6439 family protein yields the protein MSQPTQLPKTSQLNEVSTLELAQALMERLSISPNDWHRLKSNRNSRASEQAAAAVLYLVQNQPQEAIVRLEQAVGWLDKSISAPPCESHGNKGVGSRE from the coding sequence ATGTCTCAACCTACCCAGCTTCCTAAAACCAGTCAACTCAATGAAGTTAGCACGCTAGAACTAGCTCAAGCCCTGATGGAAAGGCTAAGTATATCACCTAACGATTGGCATCGCCTCAAGTCTAACCGCAATTCTCGCGCTAGTGAACAAGCAGCCGCAGCTGTTTTGTATCTCGTCCAAAATCAGCCACAAGAAGCCATAGTTAGATTAGAACAAGCCGTTGGTTGGTTAGATAAATCAATTTCTGCGCCTCCCTGTGAGAGTCATGGGAATAAGGGAGTAGGGAGTAGGGAGTAG
- a CDS encoding ATP-binding protein: MITISLRPVGRNWGTISFASTLYLCPILDLLLAEIPAKLQAELRLGLQEALVNAAKHGNNLDPSKTVVVRFSLIDNQYWWVISDQGQGFIPSSTNDEEPTDYLPPDESENGRGLCLLHQIFDQVEWNRKGTELRLCKEMENRPRLSLRR; this comes from the coding sequence GTGATTACCATTTCCCTCCGTCCAGTTGGACGTAATTGGGGTACGATTAGTTTCGCCTCAACTCTTTATCTATGCCCAATTTTAGATTTACTGTTGGCGGAAATTCCCGCTAAACTACAAGCAGAACTCAGGCTAGGACTCCAAGAAGCCTTAGTAAATGCAGCCAAACACGGTAATAATCTTGATCCTAGTAAAACAGTTGTAGTCCGGTTTTCCTTAATAGATAATCAGTATTGGTGGGTAATATCAGACCAAGGACAAGGTTTTATTCCCTCATCTACTAATGATGAAGAACCAACCGATTATTTACCACCCGATGAATCAGAAAATGGTCGTGGTTTATGTCTTCTACACCAAATTTTTGATCAAGTAGAGTGGAATCGCAAAGGTACAGAATTGAGGCTTTGTAAAGAAATGGAAAATCGCCCCCGTTTGTCTTTGCGACGCTAA
- the rlmD gene encoding 23S rRNA (uracil(1939)-C(5))-methyltransferase RlmD, which translates to MTKQQGDLIEVAIADLSNTGEGVGRFEEQVVFVPDTVPGDRAIVRLVYVKPKYAHGKLHELLEASPHRVRPSCIVADKCGGCQWQHIDYNYQLLAKHNQVIQALQRIGGFVNPPVDPVLTTSAPLGYRNKSTYPLGISATGQVQAGYYQKGSHQLVNLNQCPVQDSRLNPLLAEVKQDIQQRGWRIYDERKHQGQIRHLGLRIGRRTGEMLLTLVVKDWNLPGIETQAQEWLKRYPQLMGVSLNRNSDRTNAIFGSQTRCVAGVPYLREKFADLEFQILPDTFFQVYTEAAEALLQVIQSELNLQGQELLVDAYCGIGTLTLPLAKHVRQAIGIELQPEAVQQAILNAQHNNINNVTFQVGAVEKLLPEMGIIPDVVLLDPPRKGCDRAVIDSLLRSKPSRIVYVSCKVATLARDLKLLCEDGQYTITRVQPADFFPQTAHVEAVAFLVRSHLQKNTESLTTTQNSNS; encoded by the coding sequence ATGACTAAACAACAGGGTGATTTAATTGAAGTTGCGATCGCTGACCTGAGTAATACAGGTGAAGGTGTGGGACGCTTTGAGGAACAGGTGGTTTTTGTTCCTGATACTGTTCCGGGCGATCGCGCTATAGTACGCTTAGTATACGTTAAACCTAAATACGCTCACGGCAAACTGCATGAGCTATTAGAAGCCTCTCCTCATCGGGTGCGACCTAGTTGCATTGTGGCTGATAAGTGTGGAGGTTGTCAGTGGCAACATATTGATTATAATTATCAGCTTTTAGCAAAGCATAATCAAGTTATCCAAGCTTTACAACGTATTGGCGGTTTTGTCAATCCCCCAGTAGATCCCGTGCTGACGACATCTGCACCTTTGGGCTATCGTAATAAATCTACTTATCCTCTAGGAATTTCCGCCACAGGTCAGGTACAGGCAGGTTACTATCAAAAAGGTAGCCATCAATTAGTGAATTTAAATCAATGTCCTGTTCAAGATTCACGATTAAATCCTTTACTGGCTGAAGTCAAGCAAGACATCCAACAGCGCGGTTGGCGAATTTACGACGAACGCAAACACCAAGGACAAATCCGCCATCTGGGTTTACGCATTGGACGGCGAACTGGGGAAATGTTGTTGACTTTGGTCGTCAAGGATTGGAATTTACCAGGAATTGAAACTCAAGCCCAGGAATGGTTAAAACGCTATCCTCAATTGATGGGTGTGTCGTTAAATAGAAATAGCGATCGCACAAATGCCATATTTGGTTCTCAAACTCGTTGCGTTGCTGGCGTTCCCTACCTACGAGAAAAATTCGCTGATTTAGAATTTCAAATCCTTCCAGATACCTTTTTCCAGGTTTATACAGAAGCCGCAGAAGCACTATTACAGGTAATTCAGTCAGAACTCAATCTTCAAGGACAAGAGTTGCTAGTTGATGCATATTGTGGTATTGGGACTTTAACTTTACCTCTAGCCAAACACGTCCGCCAAGCCATAGGCATAGAATTACAACCTGAAGCTGTACAGCAGGCAATTTTGAACGCCCAGCACAATAACATTAATAATGTCACATTCCAAGTAGGCGCAGTAGAGAAATTACTGCCGGAAATGGGGATTATACCAGATGTAGTGTTACTTGACCCGCCTCGGAAAGGATGCGATCGCGCCGTTATCGATTCTTTATTGCGATCGAAACCTTCACGCATCGTTTACGTCAGCTGTAAAGTAGCCACTCTTGCCCGCGACTTGAAATTGTTATGCGAAGATGGGCAATACACCATTACACGGGTGCAACCGGCTGATTTCTTTCCTCAAACAGCCCACGTGGAAGCTGTAGCCTTTCTAGTGCGATCGCATTTGCAGAAGAATACTGAGTCTTTGACAACAACTCAAAATTCAAATTCCTAG
- a CDS encoding allophycocyanin subunit alpha-B yields MTVISQVILKADDELRYPSSGELKNIKDYLQTGVQRTRIAATLAENEKKIVQEATKKLWQKRPDFIAPGGNAYGERQRSLCIRDFGWYLRLITYGVLAGDKDPIEKIGLIGVREMYNSLGVPVPGMVEAISALKTASVDLLSAEDAAEAAPYFDYIIQAMS; encoded by the coding sequence ATGACTGTCATTAGCCAAGTTATCCTCAAAGCCGACGACGAACTGCGTTATCCCAGCAGTGGCGAACTCAAAAACATCAAAGATTATTTGCAAACCGGTGTACAACGGACACGCATTGCTGCGACCTTAGCTGAGAACGAAAAAAAGATTGTTCAAGAAGCCACCAAAAAACTTTGGCAAAAACGTCCTGACTTTATCGCACCTGGCGGTAATGCTTACGGTGAACGTCAGCGTTCCCTATGTATCCGTGACTTTGGCTGGTACTTGCGCCTCATTACCTATGGCGTACTTGCTGGCGACAAAGATCCAATTGAAAAAATTGGTTTAATTGGCGTGCGAGAAATGTACAATTCGTTAGGTGTTCCTGTTCCAGGTATGGTAGAAGCTATCAGTGCCTTAAAAACAGCCTCTGTTGACTTACTAAGTGCAGAAGATGCAGCCGAAGCAGCACCCTACTTTGATTACATCATTCAAGCGATGTCTTAA
- a CDS encoding SMI1/KNR4 family protein, giving the protein MAQFDWENLLKELSLKLIEYDIKECRDDTTREPKLTPELRKSGWLGYPGATEQQIISAESRLGLKFPPSYREFLTVSNGWRNADWTEMKLWSTDELEWFSTRNQDWIDAWVPSTDERPTVPDHVYFAYGEEQDCINLRREYLRNALEISSDSDDGDILLLIPDVVFDNEELEAWHFGDKLPGANRYRSFYELMQKVVKQGSFID; this is encoded by the coding sequence ATGGCTCAATTTGATTGGGAGAACCTTCTCAAAGAATTAAGTTTAAAACTCATTGAATATGACATAAAAGAGTGTAGGGATGATACAACCAGAGAACCTAAACTTACACCCGAACTCCGTAAATCTGGCTGGCTGGGTTATCCAGGAGCAACAGAACAACAGATTATCAGTGCTGAGAGTCGTTTAGGTCTTAAATTTCCACCTTCCTACCGAGAATTTCTGACAGTTTCTAACGGTTGGCGAAATGCAGACTGGACAGAGATGAAGCTTTGGTCAACAGATGAATTAGAGTGGTTTTCCACCAGAAATCAGGACTGGATTGATGCTTGGGTTCCATCTACTGATGAAAGACCCACTGTTCCCGATCATGTATACTTCGCTTATGGTGAGGAGCAAGATTGTATTAATTTAAGACGTGAATATTTACGAAACGCATTAGAAATTAGTAGTGACAGTGATGATGGCGATATTCTTTTGCTAATTCCTGATGTAGTTTTTGATAATGAAGAGTTAGAAGCATGGCACTTTGGTGATAAGCTTCCAGGTGCAAATCGCTATCGTTCTTTTTATGAGCTAATGCAAAAAGTAGTTAAGCAAGGAAGCTTCATTGACTAA